Proteins encoded by one window of Cannabis sativa cultivar Pink pepper isolate KNU-18-1 chromosome 4, ASM2916894v1, whole genome shotgun sequence:
- the LOC115712987 gene encoding zinc finger protein BRUTUS, with amino-acid sequence MTTPFSSSDGGGVAVMAGPVNPLDPSSSKTCFNDSAIESPVLIFLLFHKAIRSELDVLHRTAVGLATNHGNGADVKPLLERYHFLRSIYKHHCNAEDEVIFPALDIRVKNVARTYSLEHKGESFIFDQLFKLLNSDVEKEESYWRELASCTGALHTSISKHLFKEEEQVLRLLMEKFSHEELASLVWQFLCSIPVNMIAKFLPWLSSSISSDEHQSMCKLLGKVIPEEKLLQQVVFSWMEGVKTSDTHKPSKDNSTGQCHAVGPNAVVRQTEMGHNACQSSKIGKRKHIEMNCDPMTSSVLSPIDEIMLWHNAIKRELNDIADAARKIKLCGHSDLAEFNKRLQFIADVCIFHSLAEDEVIFPAVDAEISFAHEHAEEEIQFDKLRCLIESIQSGEANSSSEFCSKLCSRADQIMANILRHFQNEEAQVLPLAREHFSPERQRELLYQSLRLMPLKLIECVLPWFTGLLSEEEASSFLQNMQMAAPASDLALVTLFSGWACKGHPTNVCISSSIIGFRSTNKLKGTDGGLGEAVSMCNPVCFTKEESLNNQADRGYDSVRPAKCQHLTSLEDTVSCLPGETAKLPELSCSNQSCHVPTLGVNGSDLGVSSLASGKSMRSLAFGPSAPSLNSSLFSWGTDISSSEDGCAKRPIDNIFKFHKAICKDLEYLDVESGKLADCDESFLRQFTGRFQLLWGLYKAHSNAEDDIVFPALESREALHNVSHSYTLDHKQEEKLFEDISSVLNKLTQLNECLNGEFASVDRSDTRREYNELATKLQAMCKSIRVTLDQHVFREELELWPLFDKHFSVEEQDKIVGQIIGTTGAEVLQSMLPWVTSALTQEEQNKMMDTWKQATKNTMFNEWLNEWWNTTPASSHTAVSDNCLSGSSVSESLERSDITFKPGWKDIFRMNENEIRSEIRKVSHVSTLDPRRKTYLTQNLMTSGYIASQQKSTLAADCLNGEDLLGCSPSFRDLEKQVFGCEHYKRNCKLRAACCGQLFTCRFCHDKVSDHSMDRKATTEMMCMQCLQIQPVGPFCKTPSCNEFSMATYYCSICKFFDDEREVYHCPFCNLCRVGKGLGTDQFHCMNCNCCLGMKVPEHKCWEKSLEINCPICCDFLFTSSATVRALPCGHYMHSDCFRAYTCSHYICPICSKSMGDMSVYFGMLDALMASEELPDEYKDLCQEILCNDCDKKGNAPFHWLYHKCKFCGSYNTKVIKAEPDSLCSLPNQ; translated from the exons ATGACTACGCCATTTTCGAGCAGTGATGGTGGTGGTGTGGCTGTAATGGCTGGTCCAGTTAATCCTCTCGATCCATCTTCATCGAAGACTTGTTTCAATGACTCTGCTATCGAATCCCCTGTGTTAATCTTCTTACTTTTTCATAAAGCTATACGCTCTGAGCTTGATGTTCTTCATCGTACTGCTGTGGGTCTCGCTACCAACCATGGAAATGGTGCCGATGTTAAGCCTTTGTTGGAGAGATACCACTTTCTTCGCTCAATTTATAAGCATCACTGTAATGCTGAGGATGAG GTCATCTTTCCAGCTCTGGATATACGTGTAAAGAATGTTGCTCGAACTTACTCTCTTGAACACAAGGgagaaagttttatttttgatcAGTTATTCAAGCTTTTAAATTCTGATGTGGAAAAGGAAGAAAGCTATTGGAGAGAATTAGCCTCTTGTACTGGAGCCCTTCATACATCAATTAGCAAGCACTTGTTTAAGGAGGAGGAACAG GTCCTCCGACTGCTTATGGAGAAGTTTTCACATGAAGAGCTGGCTTCTCTGGTCTGGCAGTTTTTGTGCAGTATTCCAGTTAATATGATAGCAAAATTTCTTCCATGGCTTTCTTCTTCTATATCATCTGATGAGCATCAGAGCATGTGCAAGTTGTTGGGCAAGGTCATACCAGAAGAGAAGCTTCTGCAGCAG gttgtattttcctGGATGGAAGGGGTAAAAACATCCGATACTCATAAACCTAGCAAAGATAATTCCACAGGTCAATGCCATGCTGTTGGGCCTAATGCTGTGGTCCGTCAGACAGAGATGGGACACAATGCATGTCAATCCTCCAAGATTGGTAAAAGAAAGCATATTGAGATGAATTGTGATCCAATGACTTCCTCCGTTTTAAGTCCTATTGATGAAATAATGCTTTGGCATAATGCTATAAAAAGAGAGTTGAATGATATAGCTGATGCTGCTAGGAAGATCAAACTCTGTGGACATTCTGATTTGGCAGAATTTAATAAGAGGCTACAATTCATTGCAGATGTCTGCATTTTTCACAG CCTTGCTGAGGACGAAGTTATATTTCCTGCTGTAGATGCTGAAATTTCTTTTGCCCACGAGCATGCAGAAGAAGAGATTCAATTTGATAAGCTTAGGTGCCTTATAGAAAGCATCCAAAGCGGTGAGGCTAACTCTTCTTCAGAGTTTTGCTCAAAATTGTGCTCTCGAGCTGATCAGATAATGGCCAACATACTGAGGCACTTCCAAAACGAGGAAGCTCAG GTTCTTCCACTTGCTAGAGAGCATTTTAGTCCTGAAAGACAGCGGGAGCTTCTCTACCAAAGTTTACGTTTGATGCCCTTGAAGTTGATTGAGTGTGTGTTGCCGTGGTTCACAGGATTACTAAGTGAAGAAGAAGCAAGTTCTTTCCTTCAAAATATGCAGATGGCAG CTCCTGCATCAGATTTGGCGTTGGTTACTCTTTTCTCTGGTTGGGCATGCAAAGGTCATCCTACAAATGTTTGTATATCTTCAAGTATAATTGGTTTTCGCTCTACAAATAAGCTGAAGGGAACTGATGGAGGTCTTGGCGAAGCAGTTTCTATGTGCAACCCTGTTTGTTTCACCAAGGAGGAATCGTTAAATAATCAAGCAGATAGGGGATATGACAGTGTAAGGCCTGCCAAGTGTCAACACTTGACATCCTTAGAAGATACTGTTTCTTGTTTGCCAGGAGAAACGGCAAAGCTGCCTGAATTATCTTGCAGTAACCAGTCATGCCATGTACCTACGCTAGGTGTAAATGGGAGTGATCTAGGAGTGAGTTCtctggcttcaggaaaatctaTGCGTTCATTGGCTTTTGGACCATCTGCCCCATCCCTAAACTCGAGTCTGTTTAGCTGGGGAACAGATATAAGCTCTAGTGAGGATGGGTGTGCCAAACGACCAATTGATAACATATTTAAATTTCATAAAGCCATCTGCAAGGACTTGGAGTATTTGGATGTTGAATCCGGAAAACTTGCTGATTGTGATGAGTCTTTTCTTCGGCAGTTTACTGGAAGGTTCCAATTGTTATGGGGTCTATACAAGGCTCATAGCAATGCAGAGGATGACATAGTTTTTCCAGCATTAGAGTCTAGAGAGGCACTTCACAATGTTAGCCACTCATACACTCTGGACCACAAGCAAGAAGAAAAGCTATTTGAGGATATTTCTTCTGTACTTAATAAGCTTACACAACTAAATGAATGTTTGAATGGGGAATTTGCATCTGTCGATCGTAGTGATACTCGAAGAGAATATAATGAGCTAGCGACGAAGCTTCAGGCTATGTGCAAATCTATAAGAGTAACACTAGATCAGCATGTTTTCAGGGAAGAGCTTGAATTGTGGCCATTATTTGATAAACATTTTTCAGTGGAAGAACAAGATAAAATTGTTGGTCAAATCATCGGTACAACTGGGGCTGAAGTTCTCCAATCAATGTTGCCATGGGTAACTTCTGCTCTTACTCAGGAGGAGCAAAATAAAATGATGGACACATGGAAGCAGGCTACCAAAAACACGATGTTCAATGAGTGGCTTAATGAATGGTGGAATACAACTCCTGCTTCTTCACATACCGCAGTGTCAGATAATTGTTTATCAG GGTCCAGTGTCAGTGAAAGCTTGGAGCGCAGTGACATCACTTTCAAGCCTGGATGGAAAGATATTTTTAGGATGAATGAAAATGAGATTCGATCAGAAATTAGAAAAGTCTCTCATGTTTCAACTCTTGATCCGAGAAGAAAAACCTATCTAACTCAAAATCTGATGACCAG TGGATACATAGCCTCTCAGCAGAAATCAACTCTAGCAGCTGATTGTTTGAACGGTGAAGACTTACTTGGATGCTCTCCTTCGTTTCGTGATTTAGAGAAACAAGTTTTTGGGTGTGAGCATTACAAGAGAAATTGCAAACTCCGGGCTGCTTGTTGTGGCCAGTTATTTACATGCAGGTTTTGCCATGACAAAGTCAGCGACCATTCGATGGATCG GAAGGCCACAACCGAAATGATGTGTATGCAGTGCTTGCAAATACAGCCTGTTGGACCATTCTGCAAAACACCTTCCTGCAACGAATTCTCAATGGCAACGTACTATTGTAGTATTTGCAAATTTTTCGATGATGAAAG GGAAGTTTATCATTGTCCTTTCTGCAACTTATGTCGAGTCGGAAAGGGACTTGGTACTGACCAGTTTCATTGCATGAACTGCAATTGTTGCCTGGGGATGAAAGTCCCCGAACACAAATGTTGGGAGAAAAGTCTGGAAATAAACTGTCCCATTTGTTGTGACTTTTTGTTCACGTCAAGCGCAACTGTGAGAGCTCTTCCTTGTGGCCACTACATGCATTCAGATTGCTTTCGG GCATATACTTGCAGTCACTACATTTGTCCAATCTGTAGCAAATCTATGGGAGATATGTCG GTTTACTTTGGCATGCTCGATGCGCTAATGGCTTCCGAGGAACTTCCAGACGAATACAAGGATCTCTGTCAG GAAATACTCTGCAATGATTGTGATAAGAAGGGGAATGCTCCCTTTCACTGGCTCTACCATAAGTGTAAGTTTTGTGGTTCATATAACACCAAGGTAATTAAGGCCGAACCCGATTCCCTCTGCTCGTTGCCAAACCAGTGA
- the LOC115712683 gene encoding chaperone protein dnaJ 15 has translation MGLGSKMEGTSAPANRRDPYEVLSVSRDSTDQEIKSAYRKLALKYHPDKNASNPEASELFKEVAYSYSILADPEKRRQYDSAGFEALDAEGMDMEIDLSNLGTVNTMFAALFSKLGVPIKTTISANVLEEAMSGTVTVRPLPIGTSVSGKVEKQCAHFFGVTINEQQAEAGIVVRVTSTAQSKFKLLYFEQDETAGGYGLALQEDSEKTGKVTSAGMYFLHFQVYRMDSTVNALAMAKDPEAAFFKRLEGLQPCEVSELKAGTHIFAVYGDNFFKTATYTIEAVCVKTYEETTEKLKDIEAQILRKRNELRQFETEYRKALARFQEVTNRYSQEKQSVDEMLKQRDNIHSSFSVTRPVNNGGGAGSGLSNGSGRFPGEDSKAESPGEDDGKDKSAKKKWFNLNLKGSDKKLG, from the exons ATGGGGTTAGGTTCGAAAATGGAAGGAACTTCTGCCCCTGCAAATAGACGAGACCCGTATGAAGTACTCTCAGTTTCGAGGGATTCAACCGATCAAGAAATTAAATCTGCTTACAGAAAGCTTGCTCTCAA GTATCATCCAGACAAGAATGCTAGCAATCCTGAAGCTTCTGAACTTTTCAAGGAGGTTGCTTATTCTTATAGCATATTAGCTGATCCAGAGAAGAGAAGACAGTATGATAGTGCAGGTTTCGAG GCTCTTGATGCTGAAGGCATGGACATGGAAATTGACTTGTCAAATCTTGGAACAGTCAATACAATGTTTGCAGCTTTGTTCAG CAAGCTTGGTGTCCCTATCAAGACTACAATATCTGCTAATGTACTTGAAGAAGCTATGAGTGGGACTGTTACTGTCAGACCACTTCCAATTGGAACATCAGTCAGCGGAAAG GTTGAAAAGCAGTGTGCTCATTTTTTCGGTGTAACAATCAATGAACAACAAGCTGAGGCAGGGATTGTAGTAAGGGTTACTTCAACTGCACAAAGCAAATTTAAG TTATTGTATTTCGAGCAAGACGAAACTGCCGGTGGTTATGGTTTGGCCCTACAG GAAGATAGCGAGAAGACAGGGAAAGTGACATCTGCAGGGATGTACTTTTTACATTTTCAAGTTTACAGAATGGATTCAACTGTGAATGCG TTGGCAATGGCAAAGGATCCCGAAGCAGCTTTCTTTAAGAGATTGGAAGGTCTACAACCTTGTGAGGTTTCAGAACTAAAAGCCGGCACTCATATATTTGCTGTCTATG gagataatttttttaagactgCTACCTATACGATCGAGGCAGTTTGTGTGAAGACATATGAGGAAACTACGGAAAAGCTTAAGGATATTGAAGCTCAGATTTTAAGAAAGAGAAATGAGCTTCGCCAATTTGAGACAGAGTATCGAAAG GCATTGGCTCGTTTTCAAGAAGTGACCAACAGATACAGCCAGGAGAAGCAATCG GTGGATGAGATGCTGAAACAGCGAGATAATATCCACTCCTCGTTCTCTGTTACTCGGCCTGTGAATAATGGTGGAGGAGCTGGCAGTGGATTAAGTAATGGGAGTGGCAGATTCCCCGGTGAAGATTCGAAGGCAGAGTCTCCAGGGGAAGATGATGGGAAAGACAAATCAGCCAAAAAGAAATGGTTTAATCTCAACCTCAAAGGATCAGACAAGAAACTCGGTTGA
- the LOC115712397 gene encoding uncharacterized protein LOC115712397, whose protein sequence is MGVEEENGTLEKIVIPAEQIFDELDMKKRSILEEKALSDKKLKGQLVNREELYGKSADVAAKTEKLMPSVEGFLETEGKENSWRIRQEDIAKEVDLLSSRTQFDIILPEDHGSVLRLQFLKNHFLLASINKFGQLHYQDVTMGEMIHEPFYSERIPYEDVLGIGHSMGWSSILISSGSGEPNFDSWVANPFETSKQRREKEVRSLLDKLPPETIMLNPTNIGSVRLMKKKNVTKQEKEAEIEAAIEAAKDTEFKYKTKGKNKPSKMLS, encoded by the exons ATGGGTGTTGAAGAAGAGAATGGAACACTTGAGAAGATTGTAATCCCGGCTGAACAG ATATTTGATGAGCTAGACATGAAAAAAAGAAGTATCTTAGAGGAGAAG GCATTGAGCGATAAAAAGTTGAAGGGGCAACTTGTGAACAGAGAAGAGTTGTATGGCAAGTCTGCAGATGTTGCTGCCAAGACTGAGAAG CTTATGCCAAGTGTGGAAGGCTTCCTTGAGACTGAAGGAAAAGAGAATTCATGGAGGATCAGACAGGAAGATATTGCTAAAGAAGTCGATCTTTTAAGTTCACGAACAcagtttgatattattttgcCAGAG GATCATGGCTCAGTTTTAAGGCTTCAATTTTTGAAGAACCATTTCCTGTTGGCATCAATAAACAAATTTGGACAACTTCATTATCAGGATGTAACTATGGGGGAGATG ATACATGAACCATTCTATAGTGAAAGGATACCATATGAAGATGTTTTGGGCATAGGACACTCGATGGGCTGGTCTAGCATTCTCATATCATCAGGTTCTGGAGAACCCAACTTTGATTCTTGGGTTGCAAATCCATTCGAAACATCTAAACAACGACGAGAGAAGGAAGTTCGTTCTCTTCTCGACAAACTACCTCCTGAAACAATCATGTTGAATCCCACAAACATTGGTTCAGTGAGGctaatgaagaagaaaaatgtaACGAAACAGGAGAAAGAGGCTGAGATTGAGGCTGCTATTGAAGCTGCCAAAGATACTGAGTTTAAGTACAAAACAAAAGGAAAGAATAAGCCAAGTAAGATGTTATCTTGA